AGGGTCCGCGCCCTGGATCGACGTGACCGGCGGCGAGAGTTCCTGACTCCCGGCCCCGGGGGGGGCCGGTCACAGTGGCGGGACCGCGCCGGATTCGCACCGGACTTCCTCTCCATTGCCGCCGTAATGGCCCCGGCAGTCCACCACGCTGCGCGAACAGCCGTCAACTCACCCTTGACCTGCGCCGGGTCACTGTGCGGAGCGCCACAAACACGACGGACGGGCGGTCCGCACCCTCGGGTGCGGACCGCCCGTCCGTCGTACGCGTCGTCGGGCCCGGAGGCTCAGACGACGATCAGGTAGATGCCGTACGCCACGGCCGCCGCGCAGAGGGCGAAGCAGGCGTAGGCGCCGGTGCGGGCCAGGGTGGCGGTGCCGCCGTTCTCGGCGGCCTCCTCCTGCTTGGAGAGGCCCATGACACCGAGGGTGAAGAGGCCCACCAGGGCGACGGTCGCCACGAGGCTGACTCCGAAGACGGAGCCCAGGGCTGCCCAGTCGATCTTCATGCTTGGTTCCAGTTCCTTAGACCGCGGCGGCGGGGGCCGGGGGAGCGGCCGGGTCCGTGGGGCCCGGGGTGGGGATGGTGGTCTTCAGGTCCTCGTCCGCGACGGCGGCGACGGAACCGGCCGGCGGCGGCGGGGTCACGGCCGCGATGGCGGTGGTCACGACGCCCGCGGGCTCGGCGGGAGCGGCCGGGGCGTCCAGGTCGTCGGCCGTGACGTTGTTGTGGTCCACCGGCTTGCGGCGGGACAGCGACCAGATCACGGCGGAGCCGGCGACCAGCAGGACCGCGACGGCGGCGATGCCCCAGGTGCCCTGCTTGGTGAGGAACTCGGCGGCGGCACCGACCAGGCCCGCGGCGGGCAGGGTCAGGCCCCAGGCGACGAACATCCGGGTGGCGGTCGACCAGCGGACGACACCGCCCTTGCGGCCGAGGCCGGCGCCCATCACGGCACCGGAGCAGGACTGGGTGGTGGAGAGGGAGAAGCCCAGGTGGGACGAGGCCAGGATGACCGTGGCGGCGCTGGTCTGGGCGGCGAAGCCCTGCTGCGGCTGGAGGTCGGTGAGGCCCTTGCCCATGGTGCGGATGATGCGCCAGCCACCGAGGTAGGTGCCGAGCGCGATCGCGACACCGGCGGAGACGATGACCCACATGGGCGGGTTCGAGCCGGGGGCGAGGACGCCGCTGGTGACCAGGGCGAGGGTGATGATGCCCATCGTCTTCTGCGCGTCGTTGGTGCCGTGCGCGAGGGAGACGAGACCGGCGGAGGCGATCTGGCCGGCCCGGTAGCCCTTGGCGGTGGCCTTGGTCCCGGTGTTCGACTTGGCGCCGAGGCGGTAGGTCAGGCGGGTCGCGACCATCGCGGCCAGACCGGCCACGATCGGGGCGGCGACGGCCGGGATGAGGACCTTGGTGACGATGGTCGGGCCGTTGACCGCGTCCCAGCCGGCCGACATCACGGCGGCG
The DNA window shown above is from Streptomyces showdoensis and carries:
- a CDS encoding inorganic phosphate transporter, with amino-acid sequence MEHITLLLAIVVVTALVFDFTNGFHDTANAMATTISTGALKPKTAVAMSAVLNLVGAFLSVEVAKTISGGIINEEGIRTEVIFAALVGAILWNLLTWLLGLPSSSSHALFGGLIGAAVMSAGWDAVNGPTIVTKVLIPAVAAPIVAGLAAMVATRLTYRLGAKSNTGTKATAKGYRAGQIASAGLVSLAHGTNDAQKTMGIITLALVTSGVLAPGSNPPMWVIVSAGVAIALGTYLGGWRIIRTMGKGLTDLQPQQGFAAQTSAATVILASSHLGFSLSTTQSCSGAVMGAGLGRKGGVVRWSTATRMFVAWGLTLPAAGLVGAAAEFLTKQGTWGIAAVAVLLVAGSAVIWSLSRRKPVDHNNVTADDLDAPAAPAEPAGVVTTAIAAVTPPPPAGSVAAVADEDLKTTIPTPGPTDPAAPPAPAAAV